In one Alphaproteobacteria bacterium genomic region, the following are encoded:
- a CDS encoding GTP-binding protein, translating to MTDDASQNVTDPMLDRIPVSVLTGFLGSGKTTVLNRLLKNPDMGQAAVVINEFGEVGIDNLLVESASEDMVVMDSGCLCCTIRGDLIETLRGLIRRRWRGEVPAFERLVIETTGLADPAPILHTLMTDPVISARYRLDGVIATVDATAGAATLDAQPEAVKQAAVADRILLTKTDLAPHNADLIERLGGINPAAPVLPVVQGAVNPADLFGSGLYDPATKSPDVARWLAEEAYADSGHGHHDHGHDHGRAHDHDRNRHDDRIRSFVIRYDAPIAWDSFVEWIEALISTHGANLLRMKGILNVKEAQGPVAVHGVQHVFHPPAMLESWPQGDDQVSRIVIIARDLNQDPVEKMFRAFMEV from the coding sequence ATGACCGATGATGCCAGCCAGAACGTGACCGACCCGATGCTGGACCGGATTCCGGTCAGTGTCCTGACTGGCTTCCTGGGATCCGGCAAGACGACGGTGCTGAACCGGCTGCTTAAGAATCCGGACATGGGGCAGGCCGCAGTCGTCATCAACGAGTTCGGGGAAGTCGGAATCGACAACCTGCTGGTCGAAAGCGCCAGCGAGGATATGGTGGTCATGGATTCCGGCTGTTTGTGCTGCACCATTCGGGGCGATCTGATCGAGACGCTGAGAGGTCTGATCCGGCGGCGCTGGCGCGGCGAGGTGCCTGCCTTCGAGCGACTGGTCATCGAAACGACCGGTCTGGCCGACCCGGCGCCCATCCTTCACACCCTAATGACCGATCCGGTGATTTCGGCCCGCTATCGCCTGGATGGCGTTATTGCAACGGTCGATGCGACGGCGGGGGCGGCGACCCTCGACGCGCAGCCGGAGGCCGTGAAGCAGGCCGCGGTCGCCGATCGCATCCTGCTGACCAAGACCGATCTCGCGCCGCATAATGCCGACCTGATCGAACGCCTGGGCGGGATCAACCCGGCCGCGCCGGTCCTGCCAGTGGTGCAGGGGGCGGTGAATCCGGCAGACCTGTTCGGCAGCGGACTTTACGATCCGGCCACGAAGTCGCCGGACGTTGCCCGTTGGCTGGCGGAGGAAGCCTATGCCGACAGCGGGCATGGGCATCATGATCACGGTCATGATCACGGGCGCGCACATGACCACGACCGAAACCGTCATGACGACCGGATCCGATCCTTTGTCATCCGCTACGACGCGCCGATTGCATGGGATTCCTTCGTCGAATGGATCGAGGCCCTGATCTCGACCCACGGCGCAAACCTGCTGCGGATGAAGGGCATCCTGAATGTGAAGGAAGCACAGGGCCCGGTTGCCGTTCACGGCGTGCAGCATGTCTTCCACCCGCCCGCCATGCTGGAATCCTGGCCTCAGGGGGACGATCAGGTATCGCGCATCGTCATTATTGCCCGGGACCTGAATCAGGATCCGGTCGAGAAGATGTTCCGGGCCTTTATGGAGGTCTAG
- a CDS encoding amidase family protein: protein MTDLIRLTACDAVDLLKSGDVTPMEMIAAAFDRIDAVDGTVNAMVTRCRDRAEAQAAKADRNSLLAGLPVGIKDLTELASVRCTYGSPIFEDFIPDFTDIPAANLEANGAIPIGKTNTPEFGAGANTFNAVFGITRNPWDISRSCAGSSGGSAVALATGQCWLASGSDLGGSLRTPASFCGVVGLRPSPGCVPRLNPGDPFGTMSVEGPMGRTVEDTALMLDAMAGRDPRDPISQPAPTPSFRETCRQTAPPKRIAYSLDLGGIIPVDPAVQTVFESALERLRDMGVELVESCPDFSEAIETFKVLRGLGFVNGHRDKYGDPALRAKLKDDVIWNIEYGMGLTADDIAAAQRSRGAIYMDAVSLLTERGFDAFVCPTSIVPPYPAEQLWVDEVNGQRFDNYIHWLAMVSAITLTAMPSVSVPAGFTTDGLPVGIQFVGGPRGEGRVLGHARHFEAAAGLATGLPIDPRGQA, encoded by the coding sequence ATGACCGACCTGATCCGCCTGACCGCCTGCGATGCCGTCGACCTTCTGAAATCCGGCGATGTCACGCCGATGGAGATGATCGCGGCGGCTTTCGACCGGATCGACGCGGTGGACGGTACGGTCAATGCGATGGTTACCCGCTGTCGCGACCGCGCGGAAGCACAGGCGGCGAAGGCGGACCGGAACAGCCTGCTTGCCGGCCTGCCGGTCGGAATCAAGGATCTGACTGAGCTGGCCAGCGTCCGCTGTACCTATGGTTCGCCGATTTTCGAAGACTTCATCCCTGATTTCACCGACATACCGGCCGCCAATCTCGAAGCCAATGGCGCAATTCCGATCGGCAAGACCAACACGCCGGAATTCGGCGCCGGCGCCAATACGTTCAATGCGGTCTTCGGCATCACCCGCAATCCCTGGGATATCTCCAGGAGTTGCGCGGGGTCGTCCGGTGGATCGGCAGTGGCCCTCGCGACCGGGCAATGCTGGCTCGCCAGCGGGTCCGATCTGGGCGGCAGCCTGCGGACGCCGGCCAGTTTTTGCGGCGTCGTCGGGCTGCGACCCAGCCCCGGTTGCGTACCGCGCCTCAACCCCGGTGACCCGTTCGGTACAATGAGTGTTGAAGGTCCGATGGGCCGCACCGTGGAAGACACGGCCCTTATGCTCGACGCCATGGCCGGCCGCGATCCCCGTGACCCGATCAGCCAACCGGCACCCACCCCTTCCTTCCGGGAAACGTGCCGCCAGACCGCGCCGCCGAAAAGGATCGCCTACAGTCTGGACCTGGGCGGCATCATTCCGGTCGACCCGGCGGTGCAGACCGTGTTCGAGAGCGCATTGGAACGCCTGCGCGACATGGGTGTCGAACTGGTGGAGTCCTGCCCGGACTTCAGCGAGGCCATCGAAACATTCAAGGTCCTGCGTGGTCTGGGTTTCGTCAACGGACACCGCGACAAATATGGCGATCCGGCCCTGCGTGCCAAGTTGAAGGACGATGTGATCTGGAACATCGAATACGGCATGGGCCTGACGGCGGATGACATCGCAGCAGCCCAGCGCAGCCGCGGCGCCATCTACATGGATGCGGTATCGCTGCTGACGGAACGCGGATTCGACGCCTTTGTCTGCCCAACCTCCATCGTGCCCCCTTACCCGGCCGAGCAGCTCTGGGTCGACGAAGTGAACGGCCAGCGGTTCGACAACTACATCCACTGGCTTGCCATGGTCTCGGCCATCACCTTGACGGCGATGCCGTCGGTGTCTGTACCGGCCGGATTCACAACGGACGGTCTGCCGGTGGGTATCCAGTTTGTCGGCGGGCCGCGGGGCGAAGGACGCGTTCTCGGCCATGCACGGCATTTCGAGGCGGCGGCAGGCCTGGCAACGGGCCTGCCCATCGATCCTCGCGGGCAGGCCTGA
- a CDS encoding bifunctional riboflavin kinase/FAD synthetase, which produces MQIFRETADFPAERRGAVVALGNFDGVHRGHQSVIGQAGEIAEERGVDLAVMTFEPHPRAYFRKDDPPFRLTPFTNKAHQLQALGVDSLICLNFDGSLAALEAEAFIQSVLVDGIGVGVLVVGYDFKFGRGRTGDIETLKADGRFETLVIEPSASATGEIYSSTRIRDYLAGGQPGQAAALLGRPFEIEGEVLHGDQIGRTIGFPTANLDLGDYIRPAYGVYAVRVGVETGRVGQTVWCDGVANLGKRPTVDGLTEKFEVHLFDFDRDLYGTHMRVALIEFIRGERKFDGLDALKTQIAKDCHSARVILDTRAAGA; this is translated from the coding sequence ATGCAGATTTTCAGGGAAACCGCCGACTTTCCGGCAGAACGCCGGGGCGCGGTCGTTGCTTTGGGCAATTTCGACGGGGTGCATCGCGGCCATCAATCGGTAATCGGCCAGGCCGGAGAGATCGCGGAGGAACGCGGAGTCGATCTGGCGGTCATGACGTTCGAACCCCATCCGCGCGCCTATTTCCGGAAGGACGACCCACCCTTCCGCCTCACCCCCTTCACCAACAAGGCCCATCAGTTGCAGGCGCTGGGCGTGGATTCCCTGATCTGCCTGAACTTTGACGGATCGCTGGCGGCACTGGAGGCGGAGGCATTCATTCAGTCGGTCCTGGTCGACGGGATCGGCGTCGGCGTCCTGGTCGTGGGCTACGATTTCAAGTTCGGCCGCGGGCGCACCGGCGATATCGAGACACTGAAGGCGGACGGTCGGTTCGAGACCCTGGTGATCGAACCCTCAGCTTCCGCGACTGGAGAAATATATTCCTCGACCCGGATTCGGGATTATCTGGCCGGTGGTCAACCCGGTCAGGCCGCCGCCCTGCTGGGCCGGCCCTTCGAGATCGAAGGCGAGGTATTGCATGGCGACCAGATCGGCCGGACCATCGGCTTCCCGACGGCAAACCTGGATCTGGGCGATTATATCCGGCCAGCCTATGGCGTTTACGCCGTGCGGGTGGGCGTTGAAACCGGACGGGTGGGCCAGACCGTTTGGTGCGACGGCGTCGCCAATCTGGGCAAGCGGCCGACCGTGGACGGCTTGACGGAGAAGTTCGAAGTCCACCTGTTCGACTTCGACCGCGACCTATACGGGACGCATATGCGCGTCGCCCTGATCGAATTCATTCGCGGCGAACGGAAATTCGACGGGCTGGATGCGCTGAAAACTCAGATTGCCAAAGACTGCCACAGCGCGCGGGTCATCCTCGACACACGCGCCGCCGGGGCCTGA
- a CDS encoding MaoC family dehydratase, which yields MDSPRLHTDLNGFFIEDLSVGMTAVFAKTITEADIVLFSGVTGDMNPVHVNEDFAADTMFKGRIAHGMLTASLISTVLGMKMPGPGCIYLSQDLKFLAPVRAGDTVTAKAVILDIIPEKKRIICKTTASVGDKLVCDGEAKMMVRSRSEEEATKAASA from the coding sequence ATGGACAGTCCGCGACTGCATACCGACCTGAACGGTTTTTTCATCGAGGACCTGTCGGTCGGCATGACGGCGGTCTTTGCCAAGACCATCACGGAAGCGGATATCGTATTGTTCTCCGGGGTGACGGGGGACATGAATCCAGTCCATGTGAACGAGGATTTCGCTGCCGACACGATGTTCAAGGGCCGGATTGCCCACGGCATGCTGACGGCCAGTCTGATCTCAACGGTTCTGGGTATGAAAATGCCCGGGCCGGGCTGTATCTACCTCAGTCAGGATCTGAAATTCCTGGCCCCTGTTCGCGCCGGTGACACGGTCACGGCCAAGGCGGTCATTCTGGACATCATCCCGGAGAAGAAACGTATCATCTGCAAGACCACGGCGTCCGTCGGCGACAAGCTGGTATGCGATGGCGAGGCCAAGATGATGGTGCGCAGCCGATCGGAGGAAGAAGCGACCAAGGCGGCCTCCGCCTGA
- a CDS encoding DUF6356 family protein translates to MLHSAFTKHPASVGETYTEHMGTAFSFAGPLLLAGLCCVVHAFLPFAFEKTGSRMITRLHDRMVANRVKPHNMDKVVAQPAE, encoded by the coding sequence ATGTTGCACAGTGCCTTTACCAAACACCCGGCCTCTGTCGGGGAAACCTACACCGAGCATATGGGAACGGCTTTCAGCTTTGCCGGCCCGTTGCTGCTGGCTGGACTGTGCTGCGTCGTTCATGCGTTTCTGCCCTTCGCCTTCGAAAAGACCGGCAGCCGGATGATCACGCGTCTTCATGACCGGATGGTCGCCAACCGGGTCAAGCCGCACAACATGGACAAGGTGGTGGCGCAGCCCGCCGAATGA
- a CDS encoding Lrp/AsnC family transcriptional regulator, with translation MALDSIDRRILQELQQDASLSTADLADRVGLSTTPCWRRVRHLESAGYIKKRVALLDRERLGVATTVFVAVKTRSHAADWLDKFAGAVRDMPEVVEFHRMSGDVDYLMKVVVPDIPAYDAFYKRLISKIDLSDVSSSFAMEEIKTTTALPLDYLD, from the coding sequence ATGGCTCTCGACTCGATTGATCGGCGCATCCTCCAGGAACTGCAGCAGGATGCATCCCTGTCGACCGCCGACCTCGCGGACCGTGTCGGCCTTTCGACAACGCCGTGCTGGCGCCGGGTCCGGCATCTGGAAAGCGCCGGCTATATCAAGAAGCGGGTCGCCCTTCTGGATCGCGAACGGCTTGGGGTCGCGACGACGGTTTTTGTGGCGGTAAAGACGCGATCCCATGCCGCCGACTGGCTGGACAAGTTTGCCGGCGCCGTTCGGGACATGCCGGAGGTCGTCGAGTTTCATCGGATGAGCGGCGATGTCGATTATCTGATGAAAGTCGTCGTCCCGGACATTCCGGCCTATGATGCCTTCTACAAGCGGTTGATTTCCAAGATCGACCTGTCGGACGTCTCCTCCAGTTTCGCCATGGAGGAGATCAAGACGACGACCGCCCTGCCCCTGGACTATCTCGACTGA